In Zalophus californianus isolate mZalCal1 chromosome 4, mZalCal1.pri.v2, whole genome shotgun sequence, the following proteins share a genomic window:
- the LOC113936464 gene encoding V-type proton ATPase subunit G 1 yields MASQSQGIQQLLQAEKRAAEKVSEARKRKNRRLKQAKEEAQAEIEQYRLQREKEFKAKEAAALGSHGSCSTEVEKETQEKMTILQAYFQQNRDEVLDNLLAFVCDIRPEIHENYRING; encoded by the coding sequence ATGGCCAGCCAGTCGCAGGGCATTCAGCAGCTGCTGCAGGCCGAGAAGCGGGCCGCCGAGAAAGTGTCGGAGGCCCGCAAGCGAAAGAACCGGAGGCTGAAGCAGGCCAAAGAAGAAGCTCAGGCTGAAATTGAACAATACCGTCTGCAAAGAGAGAAGGAGTTCAAGGCCAAGGAAGCTGCGGCTCTGGGATCCCATGGCAGCTGCAGCACCGAAGTGGAGAAGGAGACCCAGGAGAAGATGACCATCCTCCAGGCCTACTTCCAGCAGAACAGGGATGAAGTCCTGGATAACCTGCTGGCCTTTGTCTGTGACATCCGGCCAGAAATCCATGAAAACTACCGCATAAATGGATAG